In a genomic window of Pseudoxanthomonas indica:
- a CDS encoding PilN domain-containing protein, with product MNTYRDSLDTLRTRLWPRAGGWLSWWGTALASWLPQRWRALLGLTRDRLLLRPLGDELYLQWHNTDGVRDLAQVPLPLDSGDLDRLLGKRLADLPRWLLLPAGSALRRPLVLPAAAADRLRDVVRFEIDRQTPFSADSVRFDACLRQRRDDGQLDVELVAMPRARFDAAMAPLGDLAAVLSGVDVADANGRPLGVNLLPDNERRQRQTSLRAWQWALAAIALLALLFGGWKLLDNRRQAADALEASLRASSGQARLASAQRQQLIETIDGINTLDRARAQRPTALEVLDELARRLPDSTYLEKVSMEGDQLVLIGLSTEASSLVGKLQGSPLWRSPALSGAVQPDQALRRDRFTLTAQLVGTAPASAAATTGAPSGERAD from the coding sequence GTGAACACCTACCGCGACAGTCTGGACACCCTGCGCACGCGCCTGTGGCCGCGGGCGGGTGGCTGGCTGTCCTGGTGGGGAACGGCGTTGGCCAGTTGGCTGCCGCAGCGTTGGCGGGCCCTGCTGGGCCTGACCCGCGATCGCCTGTTGCTGCGGCCGCTGGGTGACGAGCTGTATCTGCAGTGGCACAACACCGACGGCGTGCGTGACCTGGCGCAGGTGCCGTTGCCGCTGGACAGCGGTGATCTGGATCGCCTGCTGGGCAAGCGCCTGGCCGATTTGCCGCGCTGGTTGTTGTTGCCGGCGGGCAGTGCGTTGCGTAGGCCGCTGGTGTTGCCGGCCGCTGCGGCCGATCGCCTGCGCGACGTGGTGCGCTTTGAAATCGATCGGCAGACTCCGTTCAGTGCCGACTCGGTGCGCTTCGATGCCTGCCTGCGCCAGCGCCGCGACGACGGCCAGCTGGATGTTGAGCTGGTCGCCATGCCGCGCGCACGCTTCGATGCGGCGATGGCGCCGCTGGGCGATCTTGCCGCGGTGCTGAGCGGTGTCGATGTGGCCGATGCCAATGGCCGACCGCTGGGCGTGAACCTGTTGCCCGACAACGAACGCCGCCAGCGGCAGACCTCGCTGCGAGCCTGGCAGTGGGCGCTGGCTGCGATTGCGCTGCTCGCGCTGCTCTTTGGCGGCTGGAAACTGCTCGACAACCGTCGCCAGGCCGCCGATGCGCTCGAGGCATCGCTGCGCGCCAGCAGTGGCCAGGCACGGCTGGCCAGTGCGCAGCGACAACAGTTGATCGAAACCATCGACGGCATCAACACCCTGGATCGCGCGCGCGCGCAGCGACCCACCGCGCTGGAAGTGCTCGACGAACTGGCCCGGCGGCTGCCCGACAGCACCTATCTGGAAAAAGTGTCGATGGAGGGCGATCAACTGGTGTTGATCGGCCTGAGCACCGAGGCCTCTTCGCTGGTCGGCAAGCTGCAGGGTTCGCCACTGTGGCGCTCACCGGCGCTCAGCGGCGCCGTGCAACCGGACCAGGCGCTGCGCCGGGATCGCTTCACCCTGACCGCGCAACTGGTCGGCACCGCGCCGGCCAGTGCCGCCGCCACCACGGGAGCGCCGAGTGGCGAACGCGCTGACTGA
- a CDS encoding glycosyltransferase family 2 protein, with protein sequence MTDRDDAAGIAAVVVTYESASTIEQCLQRLRAAHGVVEIRVVDNQSSDDTLDVVQRHAIADARVRFIANPDNPGFGVACNQGGITASAPWLAFVNPDCLVEVDTFTRMQALIPAGTRMLLGADLVDEQGVRDGAARRHDPDFAAMLAAVLRGRSPPSLDVPIDDAQSLQPVEAISGALMLMPRALFQHIGGFDEGYRLHAEDLDLCRRARAAGAQIAVANAVRVLHVRGVSSRSRPLFVEWHKHRGLWRYFRKFEAPQRSIGQQVLVMLAIMARFPLAWWRARRRCR encoded by the coding sequence TTGACTGATCGCGATGACGCAGCGGGCATCGCGGCTGTCGTCGTCACCTACGAAAGCGCCAGCACGATCGAACAATGCCTGCAGCGCCTGCGCGCAGCGCACGGCGTGGTCGAGATCCGCGTGGTCGACAACCAGTCCAGCGACGACACCCTGGATGTGGTGCAACGGCATGCCATTGCCGATGCGCGCGTGCGCTTCATCGCCAATCCCGACAACCCGGGCTTTGGCGTGGCCTGCAACCAGGGGGGCATCACGGCCAGCGCGCCGTGGTTGGCCTTCGTCAATCCGGACTGCCTGGTGGAAGTCGACACCTTCACCCGCATGCAGGCATTGATTCCGGCCGGCACGCGCATGCTGCTGGGCGCGGACCTGGTGGACGAGCAGGGCGTGCGCGACGGCGCGGCGCGCCGGCATGATCCGGATTTCGCCGCGATGCTGGCAGCGGTACTGCGCGGGCGATCCCCGCCGAGCCTGGACGTGCCCATCGATGATGCGCAGTCGCTGCAGCCGGTCGAGGCGATCTCCGGTGCGCTGATGCTGATGCCGCGCGCGCTGTTCCAGCACATCGGCGGCTTCGATGAAGGCTACCGCCTGCACGCGGAAGATCTGGATCTGTGCCGCCGCGCGCGTGCAGCCGGGGCGCAGATTGCCGTGGCCAATGCCGTGCGCGTGCTGCACGTGCGAGGTGTCTCCAGCCGTTCGCGGCCGCTGTTCGTGGAGTGGCACAAGCACCGTGGCCTGTGGCGCTACTTCCGCAAATTCGAGGCGCCACAGCGCAGCATCGGCCAGCAAGTGCTGGTGATGCTGGCGATCATGGCGCGCTTCCCGCTGGCCTGGTGGCGCGCGCGTCGTCGCTGCCGATGA
- the gspD gene encoding type II secretion system secretin GspD yields MTLRLFLVSLCIGTLAACATPPTPEVRRGGPPTPTVSRGSTTVAADGSTIPSYQQTCAEFPNACTVEPLPPGSAQTVPLTQGEAPEAGPQAVIRRGSGQMINRSAAAAPMPSLAGASSGSASFNFEGESVHAVVKAILGDMLGQNYVIAPGVQGTVTLGTPKPVSAAQAMTLLEQVLAQNNARMVYSDGRYNIMPADQAMVGTVAPRTGSAGNARGYEVRVVPLRYIGATEMKKVLEPYARPNAIVNIDSTRNLITLAGTRSELENYLRTVEVFDVDWLSNMSVGVFPLETGQATKVVADLEKVFGADSKTPSAGMFRFMPLEGANAVLVITPQPSYLDQIQQWLERIDSAGEGSRLYSYELKYIKARDLAQRLAEVFGSNGSRNGDSSSTGGNASLIPGSEPTTLSDSGMIGQNDSSGLDSGGYGGGSTGGSLGGGFNLSQRRDGNGAVTLQIDGDRVGVAAVEETNTLLVRSSASAWKSIKDVVEKLDVMPMQVHIEAQVAEVKLSGDLSYGVNWFFENAVTDEAGLASALGRQIWGDISGSIRGDGQGLGWTFLGKNAAAIIEALEEVTDVQLLQTPSVLVRNNAEATLNVGTKIPITSVSVNPDTSNSSYSSVQYLDTGVILKVRPRITKDGIVFLDLVQEVSSPGPRPANCGDDNVSCNVPIDTRRLKTEAAVQSGDTIMLAGLIGDSVDNGSSGIPYLARVPIIGGLFGSKRQNTDRQEVIILITPTIVRNPQEARNLTDEYGRRFRAMEPLYAPKAQGEPTR; encoded by the coding sequence ATGACGCTACGCCTATTTCTAGTCTCCCTCTGTATCGGCACCCTGGCCGCCTGCGCCACGCCGCCGACGCCGGAGGTACGCCGTGGCGGCCCGCCGACCCCGACCGTCAGCCGTGGCAGTACGACCGTGGCGGCCGATGGCAGCACCATTCCCTCCTACCAGCAGACCTGCGCCGAATTTCCCAACGCCTGCACGGTGGAGCCGCTGCCGCCCGGCAGTGCGCAGACCGTGCCGCTGACCCAGGGCGAAGCGCCCGAAGCTGGTCCGCAGGCGGTGATCCGTCGTGGCAGCGGGCAGATGATCAACCGCAGCGCCGCCGCTGCGCCAATGCCGTCACTGGCCGGTGCCAGCAGCGGCTCGGCCAGCTTCAATTTCGAAGGCGAGTCCGTGCATGCCGTGGTCAAGGCGATCCTGGGCGACATGCTGGGGCAGAACTACGTGATCGCACCGGGCGTGCAGGGCACGGTCACCCTGGGCACGCCCAAGCCGGTGTCGGCCGCGCAGGCGATGACCCTGCTGGAGCAGGTGCTGGCGCAGAACAACGCGCGCATGGTCTACAGCGACGGCCGCTACAACATCATGCCGGCCGATCAGGCGATGGTCGGCACGGTCGCTCCGCGCACCGGCAGCGCCGGCAATGCGCGCGGCTATGAAGTGCGGGTGGTGCCGCTGCGCTACATCGGCGCCACCGAAATGAAGAAGGTGCTGGAGCCGTATGCGCGACCCAACGCCATCGTCAACATCGACAGCACGCGCAACCTGATCACCCTGGCCGGCACCCGCTCGGAGCTGGAGAACTACCTGCGCACGGTGGAAGTGTTCGACGTCGACTGGCTGTCCAACATGTCGGTGGGCGTGTTCCCGCTGGAAACCGGACAGGCCACCAAGGTGGTGGCGGATCTGGAAAAAGTCTTTGGCGCCGACAGCAAAACGCCCAGCGCCGGCATGTTCCGCTTCATGCCGCTGGAAGGCGCCAACGCGGTACTGGTGATCACGCCGCAGCCGAGTTATCTGGATCAGATCCAGCAGTGGCTGGAGCGCATCGACAGCGCTGGTGAAGGTTCGCGGCTGTATTCGTATGAGCTGAAGTACATCAAGGCGCGTGATCTGGCGCAGCGGTTGGCCGAGGTGTTCGGGTCCAATGGTTCGCGCAACGGCGACAGCAGCAGCACCGGCGGCAACGCGTCGCTGATTCCCGGCAGTGAACCGACCACCCTCAGCGACAGCGGCATGATCGGCCAAAACGACAGTTCGGGCCTGGACAGCGGCGGCTATGGCGGCGGCTCCACGGGGGGCAGCCTTGGCGGTGGCTTCAACCTCAGCCAACGACGCGACGGCAACGGGGCGGTGACCTTGCAGATCGACGGTGATCGCGTCGGCGTGGCAGCGGTGGAGGAAACCAACACGTTGCTGGTGCGTTCAAGCGCCAGCGCGTGGAAGTCCATCAAGGACGTGGTGGAAAAACTCGATGTGATGCCGATGCAGGTGCATATCGAAGCGCAGGTGGCCGAGGTCAAGCTGAGCGGCGATCTGAGCTACGGCGTCAACTGGTTCTTCGAAAACGCGGTGACCGATGAAGCGGGCTTGGCCAGCGCGCTTGGCCGGCAGATCTGGGGCGATATCAGCGGCAGCATCCGTGGCGACGGTCAAGGGCTGGGCTGGACTTTCCTCGGCAAGAACGCGGCGGCGATCATCGAAGCGCTGGAAGAAGTGACCGACGTCCAGTTGCTGCAGACGCCGTCGGTGCTGGTGCGCAACAATGCCGAAGCCACGCTCAATGTCGGCACCAAGATTCCGATTACCTCGGTGTCGGTGAATCCGGACACCTCGAACAGTTCTTACAGCAGCGTGCAGTACCTGGACACGGGCGTGATCCTGAAGGTGCGTCCGCGCATCACCAAGGACGGCATCGTTTTCCTGGATCTGGTGCAGGAAGTCAGTTCGCCCGGCCCGCGACCGGCAAATTGCGGCGACGACAACGTCAGCTGCAACGTTCCCATCGACACCCGCCGGCTGAAGACCGAAGCGGCGGTGCAGAGCGGCGACACCATCATGCTGGCTGGCCTGATCGGCGATTCCGTGGACAACGGCTCGTCGGGTATTCCCTATCTGGCACGCGTGCCGATCATTGGCGGATTGTTTGGCAGCAAGCGCCAGAACACCGATCGCCAGGAAGTCATCATCCTGATCACTCCCACGATCGTGCGTAACCCGCAGGAAGCGCGCAACCTGACTGATGAATACGGCCGTCGCTTCCGGGCAATGGAACCGTTGTACGCGCCCAAGGCACAGGGAGAACCGACCCGGTGA
- the pncB gene encoding nicotinate phosphoribosyltransferase: MIIRSLLDTDLYKFTMMQAVLHHYPAAQVQYRFKCRTPGVPLARHIDEIQGEINQLCQLRFQPEELDYLRGLRFIRADFVDFLGLFHLDAKYIRLRPSVEAEGEIELVIEGPWLHTILFEVPLLAIINEVWFRHADPADPPEGERRLRAKIERLRQAGGGVDCAIADYGTRRRYSRDWHARVVPILRDGLGEQFVGTSNVHLARTLGLTPLGTMAHEWLQAFQALGPRLRDSQAVAFDVWAKEYRGDLGIALSDVVGLDAFLRDFDLYFCKLFDGMRHDSGDPFEWGERVIAHLQQMRLDPRSKALVFSDGLDVDKVLALYAHFRGRCRLAFGIGTNLTNDLGPTPLQIVIKMTRCNGQPVAKLSDSPGKSMCEDEGYVRYLRQVFELD; this comes from the coding sequence ATGATCATCCGCTCCCTGCTCGACACCGATCTCTACAAGTTCACGATGATGCAGGCCGTGCTGCATCACTATCCGGCCGCGCAGGTGCAATACCGCTTCAAGTGCCGCACGCCCGGCGTGCCGCTAGCTCGGCACATTGATGAGATCCAGGGCGAGATCAACCAGCTGTGCCAGCTGCGCTTCCAGCCGGAGGAACTGGATTACCTGCGCGGCCTGCGTTTCATCAGAGCTGATTTCGTCGACTTCCTCGGACTGTTCCACCTGGATGCCAAGTACATCCGCCTGCGCCCTTCCGTGGAAGCGGAGGGCGAGATCGAGCTGGTAATAGAAGGCCCCTGGCTGCACACGATCCTGTTCGAAGTACCGCTGCTGGCGATCATCAACGAGGTCTGGTTCCGCCACGCCGACCCTGCCGACCCGCCCGAAGGCGAGCGCCGGTTGCGCGCCAAGATCGAGCGCTTGCGGCAAGCCGGCGGTGGCGTCGATTGCGCGATTGCCGATTACGGCACGCGCCGGCGTTACTCACGCGACTGGCACGCCCGTGTGGTGCCGATCCTGCGCGATGGGCTGGGCGAGCAGTTCGTCGGCACCAGTAATGTCCACCTGGCACGGACGCTGGGCCTCACCCCGCTGGGCACCATGGCGCACGAATGGTTGCAGGCCTTCCAGGCGCTGGGTCCGCGCCTGCGCGATTCGCAGGCGGTGGCCTTCGATGTCTGGGCCAAGGAATACCGCGGCGATCTCGGCATCGCGCTTTCGGACGTCGTGGGGCTGGATGCCTTCCTGCGCGATTTCGATCTGTACTTCTGCAAATTGTTCGACGGCATGCGCCATGACTCCGGTGATCCGTTCGAATGGGGTGAGCGAGTCATTGCGCACCTCCAGCAGATGCGGCTGGATCCGCGCAGCAAAGCCCTGGTCTTCAGTGATGGCCTGGATGTGGACAAGGTCCTGGCGCTGTACGCGCATTTCCGCGGACGCTGCCGGCTCGCCTTTGGCATCGGCACCAACCTGACCAATGATCTGGGGCCCACGCCGCTGCAGATCGTCATCAAGATGACCCGCTGCAACGGCCAGCCGGTGGCCAAGCTCAGCGACTCGCCCGGCAAGAGCATGTGCGAAGACGAAGGCTACGTGCGATACCTGCGCCAGGTGTTCGAGCTGGACTGA
- a CDS encoding glycosyltransferase family 2 protein: MTALPVVLLPVGADDDALDACLAALDAGTPAGTRVWLADDAQAGPRGLAIVERWLASTRLQADYTRRPRPVGEVAHVEEMFQACGDADVALLAPDAQPLPGWLQQLSACLTRDPSIGTATPWCNAGEAAAWPRLGEISPPPVDFDRTARACAAMPPLHPELPSAIAHAVLIRGSARKRVGGLDASSYGSWYAALIDLSLRLAGLGWRNALCETAFVARGGEGRPADGDLDTINARWPTWNPRLAKFLMEDPILRLREQLTDAYSDIGAPERQRELFD, translated from the coding sequence GTGACAGCGCTGCCTGTCGTCCTGCTGCCGGTGGGCGCGGACGACGACGCGCTGGACGCCTGTCTTGCTGCACTGGATGCCGGCACGCCTGCCGGCACCCGCGTCTGGCTGGCGGATGATGCGCAAGCAGGCCCACGCGGCCTGGCGATCGTCGAACGCTGGCTCGCCAGTACCCGTCTGCAGGCCGACTACACCCGCCGTCCCCGACCCGTGGGCGAAGTGGCGCACGTGGAGGAGATGTTCCAGGCCTGCGGCGACGCCGACGTGGCGCTGCTCGCGCCGGATGCGCAGCCGCTGCCCGGTTGGCTGCAACAGTTGAGCGCCTGCCTGACACGCGACCCGTCCATCGGCACCGCCACGCCCTGGTGCAACGCCGGCGAAGCCGCCGCGTGGCCGCGTCTGGGCGAGATCTCACCGCCGCCCGTGGATTTCGATCGCACCGCGCGCGCCTGCGCCGCCATGCCGCCGCTGCATCCCGAGTTGCCCTCGGCGATTGCGCACGCCGTGCTGATCCGTGGCAGTGCGCGCAAACGCGTCGGTGGCCTGGATGCGAGCAGCTATGGCTCCTGGTATGCCGCCTTGATTGACCTGTCGTTGCGGCTGGCCGGCCTGGGCTGGCGCAATGCCTTGTGCGAAACCGCGTTCGTCGCACGCGGTGGCGAAGGCAGGCCGGCCGACGGCGATCTGGACACCATCAACGCACGCTGGCCGACCTGGAATCCAAGGCTGGCCAAGTTCCTGATGGAAGATCCCATCCTGCGCCTGCGCGAACAACTGACCGACGCCTACAGCGATATCGGCGCACCGGAGCGGCAGCGTGAACTCTTTGACTGA
- the gspM gene encoding type II secretion system protein GspM — protein sequence MANALTDRDRWLALALLAGALLLGYFLLIHPWWTAPMLEANDRIQSLRERELRVRSQLQQAPAVRERLAAVLAQQAQRPGFLPEGSAELATAGLVQRLEAVVKQASPGNRSCAIANQSPLPQSARERFARVAVQVRLRCGTPELAAVLHALESGSPRLFVDNLNILSQRYAYMTPDSGTGGLDVTFDLYGYLRPGTVPVTAAPARTADTGPDEVGDAR from the coding sequence GTGGCGAACGCGCTGACTGATCGGGATCGCTGGCTGGCGCTGGCGCTGTTGGCCGGTGCGTTGCTGCTCGGCTATTTCCTGCTGATCCATCCGTGGTGGACGGCGCCGATGCTGGAAGCCAACGATCGCATCCAGAGCCTGCGCGAGCGCGAACTGCGTGTGCGCAGCCAGCTCCAGCAGGCGCCTGCGGTACGCGAGCGGCTGGCCGCGGTGTTGGCGCAGCAGGCGCAGCGTCCGGGCTTCCTGCCCGAGGGCAGCGCCGAGCTGGCCACCGCCGGGCTGGTGCAACGGCTGGAAGCGGTGGTCAAGCAAGCCAGCCCAGGCAACCGCAGCTGCGCCATCGCCAACCAGTCGCCACTGCCGCAATCGGCGCGCGAGCGCTTTGCCCGCGTGGCGGTGCAGGTGCGCCTGCGCTGCGGCACGCCGGAGCTGGCCGCCGTGCTGCATGCCCTGGAATCGGGCAGTCCGCGCCTGTTCGTCGACAACCTCAACATTCTTTCCCAGCGCTACGCCTACATGACGCCGGACAGCGGCACCGGTGGCCTGGACGTGACCTTTGATCTGTATGGCTACCTGCGCCCCGGCACCGTGCCGGTGACCGCGGCGCCCGCACGCACGGCCGACACCGGTCCGGATGAGGTGGGCGATGCGCGCTGA